The Halopseudomonas sabulinigri genome window below encodes:
- a CDS encoding PepSY domain-containing protein translates to MKRYLFLWHRWLGIALCLFMAMWFFSGVVMVYVGYPKLTPREHLAHLPPLALENCCVALSSMTADAEGALQTVRLTSLRGEPHYVLTFAGGQRQVVNARDGARVKSISPAQALQAAQQFAPHTPMQAQGLIDEDAWTHSRGLDTERPLYRVQLQDPEQRLLYISSQTGAVVRDATANERLWNWVGTWIHWLYPLRGNWLQPAWHNTVVYLSLAATVMALLGMLLGVMRWHGKRRYRNGSHSPYQGMGRWHHLVGLGAGGLLVTWVFSGLMSMNPWSVFSPAVSLDTRAYAGGALVPERVGQSPAQLLQRFQRSGLIPVELVWRQVAGEALVVAQDAQGATRVSLGGGPVLERVPTAVLERAAAAVWPAEPPHMQWLNDYDFYYYPRTEHSMLGHLAKPLPMLRVAYPDAAQTWLHIDPYTGEILSQAGTGRRVSRVLFALLHSWDWLPLLQNRPLWDVLMVGFSLGGLIISVTGVVLGWRRLRRKAGARASQRARASRWSTSSG, encoded by the coding sequence ATGAAACGCTATCTGTTTCTCTGGCATCGCTGGTTGGGTATAGCGCTCTGCCTGTTCATGGCCATGTGGTTTTTTTCTGGCGTGGTGATGGTGTACGTGGGTTACCCCAAACTGACGCCCCGCGAACATCTGGCCCACTTGCCGCCGCTGGCGCTGGAAAATTGCTGCGTCGCGCTGAGCTCGATGACGGCAGATGCCGAAGGCGCATTGCAGACGGTGCGGCTGACCAGCCTGCGTGGCGAGCCGCATTATGTACTGACGTTCGCCGGTGGCCAGCGCCAGGTGGTGAATGCGCGTGATGGCGCGCGGGTAAAATCGATCAGCCCGGCGCAGGCCTTGCAGGCGGCGCAGCAGTTTGCTCCGCACACGCCAATGCAGGCCCAGGGTTTGATTGATGAAGACGCCTGGACGCACTCGCGCGGGCTGGATACCGAGCGGCCGCTGTACCGCGTGCAACTGCAGGACCCCGAGCAGCGGCTGCTCTACATCTCCAGCCAAACCGGCGCGGTGGTGCGCGACGCCACGGCCAACGAGCGACTGTGGAATTGGGTGGGAACCTGGATTCACTGGCTTTATCCGCTACGTGGCAACTGGCTGCAACCTGCCTGGCACAACACCGTGGTGTACCTGTCGCTGGCGGCGACGGTGATGGCGCTGCTTGGCATGTTGCTGGGGGTGATGCGTTGGCACGGTAAACGGCGTTATCGCAATGGCTCGCACTCACCTTATCAGGGTATGGGGCGCTGGCATCATCTGGTCGGCTTGGGCGCAGGTGGCCTGCTGGTGACCTGGGTTTTCAGCGGCCTGATGTCGATGAACCCCTGGTCGGTATTCAGCCCGGCTGTTTCTTTGGATACCCGAGCCTATGCCGGCGGCGCGCTGGTACCTGAACGTGTCGGGCAAAGCCCGGCGCAGTTGCTGCAACGCTTTCAGCGCAGCGGGCTGATACCGGTCGAGTTGGTGTGGCGGCAGGTGGCTGGTGAGGCGCTGGTGGTAGCGCAGGACGCCCAAGGTGCCACGCGGGTGAGCCTGGGCGGTGGGCCGGTCCTCGAGCGTGTGCCGACTGCCGTGCTCGAGCGCGCGGCAGCGGCGGTGTGGCCCGCCGAGCCACCGCACATGCAGTGGCTCAATGACTACGACTTCTACTATTACCCGCGTACCGAGCACAGCATGCTCGGGCACTTGGCCAAGCCGTTGCCGATGCTGCGCGTCGCCTACCCGGATGCCGCACAAACCTGGCTGCATATCGACCCCTACACTGGAGAGATTCTCAGTCAGGCCGGTACCGGCCGCCGGGTGTCACGCGTGCTGTTTGCGCTGTTGCACAGTTGGGACTGGTTGCCGCTGCTGCAGAACCGGCCGCTGTGGGATGTGCTGATGGTTGGCTTCAGTCTGGGCGGCCTGATCATCAGCGTTACCGGCGTGGTGCTGGGCTGGCGTCGCTTGCGCCGCAAGGCAGGCGCACGGGCGAGTCAGCGCGCCAGGGCCTCACGCTGGTCAACCAGCTCAGGTTGA
- a CDS encoding TonB-dependent receptor, whose amino-acid sequence MKSIFLRSTGVLLLCAPVSYVFAQDALELPTLEVIGSKQDPVGLQLDVPAESGSRLDITPRETPASVSVVNREQISARGAENTQDMLASIPGVTAAAPPGFAGFTSWRGFTGSQVTQMFNGITVQYDAIAARPVDSWVYDRVEAIGGASSFLNGSGGVGGSINYISKLADPAQSFIDGRVKYGSFDSRELAFGLSQRLTEGQVRNTLRLDVSQTNSNGYVDREERSAFTSALSLRTDFSERLSHTLAVEYQNEQVDSPYWGTPVLQPIGGEMKIDESRRFENYNVEDGRYEQRVRWLRSITEYWLSEQTRLRNTFYHYNAQRDYRNLERYTYTPDNSQISRSAALLQRHDQEVNGDRVELLHNSRLFDRKSDWSLGLDYSHNVQTRYPRSISAVFDVVDPGNFDPGHFYDIPGMTPGHDPQRSNELNTWALYLENRTELTDRLALLTGLRHDWIDLQVTNHQTPSATNPAEFGQTYEPTTGRIGLVYELTPAANVYVQYSTAADPPAGVLTTASFGQTQDFDLTTGEQWEVGSKFDFLDGRGSATVALYQITRKDLATNDPNNPGETLPVGQQSSTGIELAGSLWVTQKLLAEGNVAWVDAEYDEFNDNVAGVAVSRAGNTPSNVPDRVANLWLTYDVAPRWQLGMDTRYVASVYADAANTLSVPSYTLFGAFVGYELVEDTQLSLRGRNLTDEVYARQAGSTMLYLGAPRSLEVALQTRF is encoded by the coding sequence ATGAAATCGATTTTTCTTCGCTCTACCGGCGTGCTGCTGCTCTGCGCGCCTGTCTCATATGTTTTTGCTCAGGACGCCCTCGAATTACCCACGCTGGAGGTTATCGGCAGTAAGCAGGATCCCGTAGGACTGCAGCTGGATGTGCCAGCGGAGAGCGGTTCGCGACTGGATATAACCCCCCGAGAAACACCCGCCTCGGTGTCGGTGGTTAACCGCGAGCAGATCAGCGCCCGTGGCGCGGAAAATACCCAAGACATGCTGGCCAGCATTCCTGGCGTAACGGCCGCAGCCCCGCCTGGCTTTGCCGGCTTTACCTCCTGGCGCGGCTTTACCGGCTCGCAGGTGACGCAGATGTTCAACGGCATTACGGTGCAATACGATGCCATCGCCGCCCGCCCGGTGGATAGCTGGGTCTACGACCGCGTTGAAGCCATCGGCGGCGCCTCAAGCTTTCTCAATGGCTCGGGCGGTGTTGGCGGCTCGATCAACTACATCAGCAAGCTAGCCGATCCAGCGCAGTCGTTTATCGACGGCCGCGTCAAATACGGCAGTTTTGACAGCCGCGAGTTGGCGTTCGGACTGAGCCAGCGGCTCACCGAAGGGCAGGTGCGCAATACCCTGCGCCTGGATGTCAGCCAGACCAACAGCAACGGCTATGTTGATCGCGAGGAACGCAGCGCTTTTACCTCGGCACTGTCACTGCGTACCGACTTCAGCGAGCGGCTGTCGCACACCCTCGCGGTGGAATATCAGAATGAACAAGTCGACAGTCCCTATTGGGGCACGCCGGTGCTACAACCCATCGGCGGTGAAATGAAGATCGACGAGAGCCGCCGCTTTGAGAACTACAACGTTGAGGATGGCCGCTACGAGCAGCGGGTGCGCTGGCTGCGCTCGATCACCGAGTACTGGCTCAGCGAGCAGACGCGGCTGCGCAATACTTTCTATCACTACAACGCGCAGCGGGATTATCGCAACCTGGAGCGCTACACCTACACGCCGGACAACAGCCAGATCAGCCGTTCGGCGGCCTTGTTGCAGCGGCACGATCAGGAGGTCAACGGCGACCGTGTCGAGCTGCTGCATAACAGCCGCCTGTTCGACCGTAAAAGCGACTGGTCGCTGGGGCTGGATTACAGCCATAACGTACAGACGCGCTACCCGCGCTCGATTTCGGCGGTGTTTGACGTGGTCGATCCGGGCAACTTTGACCCTGGCCACTTCTACGATATTCCCGGCATGACGCCTGGGCATGATCCGCAGCGCAGCAATGAGCTCAACACCTGGGCGCTGTACCTGGAAAACCGCACCGAACTGACCGATCGCCTGGCGCTGCTTACCGGCCTGCGGCACGACTGGATTGACTTGCAGGTGACCAATCATCAAACGCCCTCGGCCACCAACCCGGCCGAGTTCGGCCAGACCTACGAGCCCACCACCGGACGCATTGGCCTGGTCTACGAGCTTACCCCTGCCGCCAACGTCTATGTGCAGTACAGCACGGCGGCTGATCCGCCGGCGGGTGTGTTGACCACCGCGAGCTTCGGCCAGACGCAGGATTTTGATCTGACCACCGGCGAGCAGTGGGAGGTGGGCAGCAAGTTCGACTTTCTTGATGGACGTGGCTCGGCCACCGTGGCGCTCTACCAGATAACTCGCAAGGATCTGGCCACCAATGACCCGAACAACCCCGGTGAGACCCTGCCAGTGGGGCAGCAGTCCTCCACCGGGATTGAGCTGGCCGGCTCGCTCTGGGTGACGCAGAAGCTGCTGGCCGAGGGAAACGTCGCCTGGGTCGATGCCGAGTACGACGAGTTCAACGACAACGTTGCTGGCGTGGCGGTCTCACGTGCCGGCAACACGCCCAGCAATGTACCCGACAGGGTCGCCAACCTGTGGCTGACCTATGACGTCGCGCCACGCTGGCAGCTGGGTATGGACACGCGTTACGTCGCCTCTGTCTACGCCGATGCTGCCAATACCCTGTCGGTACCGTCCTACACGCTCTTTGGTGCTTTCGTTGGCTATGAGCTGGTGGAAGATACCCAGCTGAGTCTGCGTGGACGCAACCTGACCGACGAGGTGTACGCGCGACAGGCCGGCTCCACCATGCTCTACCTTGGCGCGCCGCGCAGCCTTGAAGTGGCGCTGCAAACCCGCTTCTGA
- a CDS encoding DUF2946 domain-containing protein, with amino-acid sequence MTPSRSQRSLFAWLLYFSILFNVPTCGLLHGQMAGMQLSGVGIVFCSLGYGGSVDLSADDGAIASSNMMAFKCPVCGAISISIGMLFALAWLLMLRRDRPTPLRQAAQRLYPRYAWPPANPRASPLF; translated from the coding sequence ATGACGCCCTCTCGCTCACAACGCTCACTCTTTGCCTGGCTGCTGTATTTCAGCATTCTGTTCAATGTGCCGACCTGCGGTCTGCTGCATGGACAGATGGCGGGCATGCAGCTGAGTGGCGTGGGGATCGTGTTCTGCTCATTGGGTTACGGCGGCAGCGTTGATTTGAGTGCGGACGATGGCGCCATTGCCAGCAGCAACATGATGGCCTTCAAGTGCCCGGTTTGCGGTGCAATCAGTATTTCCATCGGCATGTTGTTTGCGCTGGCGTGGCTGCTCATGCTGCGCCGCGATCGCCCGACGCCGCTGCGCCAGGCGGCGCAGCGGCTGTATCCACGCTACGCCTGGCCGCCGGCCAACCCCAGGGCTTCACCGCTGTTCTGA
- a CDS encoding alpha/beta fold hydrolase translates to MKVQANGVTNEVYVRGAGQPVLMLHGNPDSHVMWLPLIAKLRGNYRLIVPDLPGFGASKTRADHAEVTLQGMADWVGHLLDAMQVDRPVDLLLHDFGGVYGLAFATTYPERVRRLVITNTVFQQDYRWHFWGRVWRKPRLGELAMSLMGIPGIGKLMFSASLRAGGPGLSKQQIAEAYRHFTAAVRQQVLRLYRATDPANFAGWETRMLAVTAEHPTLVLWGQRDPFIAARYAERFGAAKVERFSDVGHWVVVEAADRVAPLIDAHLLAGSATVAA, encoded by the coding sequence ATGAAGGTTCAGGCAAACGGCGTAACCAACGAAGTCTATGTGCGCGGTGCCGGGCAACCGGTGCTGATGTTGCATGGCAACCCCGATAGCCACGTCATGTGGCTGCCGCTGATCGCCAAGTTGCGTGGCAACTACCGCCTCATCGTGCCCGATCTGCCGGGGTTTGGCGCCAGCAAGACGCGCGCCGATCACGCCGAGGTCACCCTGCAGGGCATGGCTGACTGGGTCGGCCACCTGCTCGATGCCATGCAGGTTGATCGCCCGGTCGATCTGCTGCTGCACGATTTTGGCGGCGTTTACGGCCTGGCGTTTGCCACCACCTATCCGGAGCGCGTGCGCCGCCTGGTCATCACCAATACCGTCTTCCAGCAGGATTATCGCTGGCACTTCTGGGGCCGTGTCTGGCGCAAGCCGCGCCTGGGTGAGTTGGCGATGTCACTGATGGGCATACCCGGGATCGGCAAGCTGATGTTCAGCGCCTCGCTGCGCGCCGGCGGCCCCGGCCTCAGTAAGCAGCAAATTGCCGAAGCCTATCGCCACTTCACTGCTGCGGTACGTCAACAGGTGTTAAGGCTCTATCGGGCGACGGATCCGGCTAACTTCGCCGGTTGGGAAACCCGCATGCTGGCGGTGACCGCAGAGCATCCCACGTTGGTGTTGTGGGGGCAGCGTGACCCGTTCATTGCCGCGCGCTACGCCGAGCGTTTTGGTGCGGCCAAAGTGGAGCGGTTTAGCGATGTGGGTCATTGGGTGGTAGTGGAAGCCGCGGATCGCGTGGCGCCCCTGATCGACGCGCATCTGCTCGCAGGCAGCGCCACTGTGGCCGCGTGA
- a CDS encoding heavy metal translocating P-type ATPase — MAGENTSSCVAQGCCAAAKPAAPTAPLAEGAQRSRIRIEQMCCPVEERLIRGKLEGQPGVGQLQFDLLQRQLTLEHAPKQRDAILQSLRELGFKPQLLGPQATPPPSTAQKSWWPLALGAVLALAAEVLHFIGQAPEWSAALLALAAIACSGISTYRKGWLALRNLSPNINALMSLAVTGAVLIGQWPEAAMVMVLFAVAELIEARSLDRARDAIAGLMALSPEQARVQLADGSWVLREVAEVAVGARVRVAPGERVALDGEVRAGQSALNQAPITGESLPVEKAPGDQLFAGTINLTGELEYRVTAPAAQSTLARIILAVEQAQAERAPMQCFVDRFAAVYTPLVMLLSLLVAIVPPLLLGWPWDDWIYRALVLLVVACPCALVISTPVTIVSGLAAAARMGILIKGGVYLEQGHRLQVLALDKTGTLTEGRPQQTDCVRLVSAAELPVAQLAASLAARSDHPVSQAIARHAATAGQSILPVTGFQAVPGQGVRGQIGAADYHLGNHRLVDSLGLGSPALRAQLQALEQQGKSAVVLCSNAAPLAILAVADRLKSSSQEAIAQLHALGVGTLMLSGDNAPTVAAMAAQAGIDEAHGELLPEHKLARIAQQQASGRRVAMVGDGINDAPALAKADIGFAMGAAGSDSAIETADVALMDDDLRKIPQFIRLSRRSIRILWQNIALALGIKVVFLLLTLMGMATLWMAVFADMGTSLLVVANGLRLLRQR, encoded by the coding sequence ATGGCAGGTGAAAATACGTCTTCTTGCGTCGCTCAAGGCTGTTGCGCCGCGGCCAAACCCGCAGCGCCTACCGCGCCCCTGGCAGAGGGCGCGCAGCGCAGCCGCATACGCATAGAGCAAATGTGCTGTCCGGTCGAGGAGCGGCTGATCCGAGGCAAGCTGGAAGGGCAGCCGGGAGTCGGTCAGCTGCAATTCGATCTGTTGCAGCGACAACTCACTCTCGAACACGCGCCGAAGCAGCGCGACGCCATTTTGCAAAGCCTGCGCGAGCTGGGCTTCAAGCCACAGTTGCTAGGCCCGCAAGCCACGCCGCCGCCAAGTACCGCGCAAAAGTCCTGGTGGCCGCTGGCGCTGGGTGCTGTGCTGGCATTGGCCGCCGAGGTGCTGCATTTTATCGGGCAGGCCCCTGAGTGGTCGGCGGCGCTGCTTGCCCTGGCGGCAATCGCATGCAGCGGCATCAGCACGTACCGCAAGGGCTGGCTGGCGCTGCGCAACCTGAGTCCCAACATCAATGCTTTGATGAGCCTCGCCGTAACCGGCGCGGTGCTGATTGGCCAATGGCCGGAAGCCGCCATGGTGATGGTGCTGTTCGCCGTCGCTGAGCTGATCGAGGCGCGATCATTGGATCGCGCGCGGGACGCCATTGCCGGTTTGATGGCGCTCAGCCCGGAGCAGGCGCGCGTGCAGCTTGCTGATGGCAGCTGGGTATTGCGCGAGGTTGCCGAAGTGGCTGTCGGCGCACGCGTGCGGGTTGCGCCGGGTGAGCGTGTTGCGCTGGATGGCGAGGTCCGTGCGGGGCAATCAGCACTGAATCAGGCGCCTATCACGGGTGAAAGTCTGCCGGTTGAAAAGGCACCAGGCGATCAGCTGTTCGCCGGTACCATCAATCTGACCGGTGAGCTGGAGTACAGGGTTACCGCCCCCGCGGCGCAATCGACCCTGGCGCGCATCATTCTCGCTGTCGAGCAGGCGCAGGCTGAACGTGCGCCCATGCAGTGCTTTGTCGACCGCTTTGCTGCTGTTTACACGCCCTTGGTCATGCTGCTGTCCCTGTTGGTGGCGATAGTACCGCCACTGTTGCTGGGTTGGCCCTGGGATGACTGGATTTATCGCGCGCTGGTGTTGCTGGTGGTGGCTTGCCCCTGCGCGCTGGTGATTTCCACACCGGTTACCATTGTCAGCGGCCTGGCTGCGGCCGCGCGCATGGGCATTCTGATCAAGGGTGGTGTTTATCTGGAGCAGGGGCACCGTCTGCAGGTACTGGCGCTCGACAAAACCGGCACGCTGACCGAAGGACGGCCGCAGCAGACCGATTGTGTGCGTTTGGTGTCCGCCGCCGAACTGCCGGTGGCGCAGCTTGCCGCCAGCCTGGCAGCTCGCTCTGATCACCCGGTGTCACAGGCCATCGCCCGCCACGCGGCGACAGCGGGGCAAAGCATCCTGCCGGTAACCGGCTTTCAGGCGGTGCCGGGCCAGGGGGTGCGCGGACAGATAGGCGCGGCAGACTACCACCTGGGCAATCATCGGTTGGTGGACTCGTTGGGTTTGGGATCGCCGGCGCTGCGGGCTCAGCTGCAGGCGCTTGAGCAGCAGGGCAAAAGTGCTGTGGTGCTATGCTCGAACGCTGCGCCGCTGGCGATCCTGGCGGTGGCCGACCGACTGAAGAGCAGCAGTCAGGAGGCCATTGCCCAGCTGCACGCGCTGGGGGTTGGCACCCTGATGCTTAGCGGCGACAACGCGCCCACGGTGGCGGCGATGGCGGCACAGGCGGGAATCGACGAGGCCCATGGCGAGTTGTTACCCGAGCACAAGCTGGCGCGGATTGCCCAGCAGCAGGCGTCGGGCCGGCGGGTGGCCATGGTGGGTGATGGCATCAATGATGCGCCTGCCCTGGCCAAGGCGGACATCGGTTTTGCCATGGGCGCAGCGGGGAGCGACAGCGCGATAGAGACCGCCGACGTGGCGCTGATGGATGATGATCTGCGCAAGATTCCGCAGTTCATCCGGCTGTCGCGCCGCAGCATTCGCATACTCTGGCAGAACATCGCCCTGGCGCTGGGGATCAAGGTAGTGTTTCTGTTGCTCACCCTGATGGGAATGGCAACCCTATGGATGGCGGTCTTTGCCGATATGGGAACCAGTCTGTTGGTGGTCGCCAATGGCTTGCGGCTGTTGCGCCAGCGATAA
- the cadR gene encoding Cd(II)/Pb(II)-responsive transcriptional regulator, giving the protein MRIGKLAELTGTAVETVRYYEREGLLPAPGRSEGNYRQYHERHLEQLVFIRNCRALDMTLNEIRELLALRLQPQASCGDVNGLIDEHIEHVSSRLRSLGQLREQLIDLRHRCRSTSAVDHCGILHRLETSGAVQAGEPASRVGRSHGH; this is encoded by the coding sequence ATGAGAATTGGCAAGCTGGCCGAATTGACCGGTACCGCAGTGGAAACCGTGCGCTACTACGAGCGGGAAGGTCTGTTACCGGCGCCCGGTCGCAGCGAAGGCAACTACCGGCAATACCACGAGCGTCACTTGGAACAGTTGGTATTTATCCGCAACTGCCGGGCACTGGACATGACGCTGAACGAGATTCGCGAGTTGCTGGCACTGCGTCTGCAACCCCAGGCCAGCTGCGGTGACGTCAACGGCCTGATTGACGAGCACATCGAGCACGTCAGCAGCCGACTACGCAGCCTGGGTCAGCTGCGCGAGCAATTGATCGATCTGCGCCACCGCTGTCGCAGCACCAGCGCTGTCGATCATTGCGGCATCCTTCACCGACTGGAAACCAGTGGCGCGGTGCAGGCGGGCGAGCCCGCATCCCGTGTCGGGCGCAGCCACGGCCATTGA
- a CDS encoding tellurite resistance TerB family protein, which translates to MNTGGLLDQLLKAGSSMLGGQNGGAPQGQRQGSAGNSQLSSLLSGAGGGALAAGAVGLLLGSKKARKFGGKAVKYGGLAALGLVAYKAYSTWQQNNQAAPQGQPQTVDRLPAPQVEQHSHAILRAVIGAAKADGHVDDRERQLIDAEIAKLTSDPSMQRWFDQELNKPLDPADIASAASTPEMAAEMYLASVLIVDAENFMERSYLQELASQLKLDPALKAELEKEVRAAA; encoded by the coding sequence ATGAATACAGGTGGATTACTGGATCAGTTGTTGAAGGCTGGTAGCAGCATGCTCGGTGGTCAGAATGGCGGCGCCCCGCAGGGGCAGCGGCAGGGCAGCGCCGGCAATAGCCAACTGAGCAGTCTGCTCAGCGGCGCTGGCGGTGGTGCGCTGGCCGCCGGTGCCGTCGGCCTGTTGCTGGGCAGCAAGAAGGCCCGCAAGTTTGGTGGCAAGGCGGTCAAGTACGGCGGTCTGGCGGCGTTGGGGTTGGTTGCCTACAAGGCCTACAGCACCTGGCAGCAGAACAACCAGGCCGCGCCCCAAGGCCAGCCACAGACGGTGGACCGGCTGCCCGCACCGCAAGTGGAACAGCACAGCCACGCGATCCTGCGGGCGGTAATCGGTGCGGCCAAGGCTGATGGCCATGTGGATGACCGTGAGCGGCAGTTGATTGATGCCGAAATTGCCAAGCTCACCAGCGATCCGTCCATGCAGCGCTGGTTCGATCAGGAGTTGAACAAGCCGCTGGATCCGGCAGATATCGCCAGCGCCGCGAGCACACCGGAAATGGCCGCCGAGATGTATCTGGCCAGCGTGCTGATCGTGGATGCAGAAAACTTCATGGAGCGCAGTTACCTGCAGGAGCTGGCCAGCCAGCTCAAGCTCGACCCGGCGTTGAAGGCCGAGCTGGAGAAGGAAGTACGCGCAGCAGCCTGA
- a CDS encoding Rossmann-fold NAD(P)-binding domain-containing protein, with protein MNETAGKTLLVFGGSGLVGMEVLRQALANPAVSQVVAPTRHPLPVSVSHYAHLRNPQVDFEALPADADWWHADAALCALGTTLKQAGSKDGFRRVDRDYVVAAAQHGLSAGTRTFVLNSSVGASPRSGSFYLRVKGEVEQDLKAMDFRSLTLVRPSLLDGGPRADDRPGEVFGLLLSRGLKPIIPKRYRAIKTSDVAAAMLQAALMAPVGQQVIESSAIPRQR; from the coding sequence ATGAACGAGACCGCGGGCAAGACCCTGCTGGTATTTGGCGGCAGCGGACTGGTGGGCATGGAAGTACTGCGACAGGCCTTGGCCAACCCGGCAGTGAGTCAGGTAGTGGCGCCCACCCGACACCCCTTGCCGGTCTCGGTCAGTCACTATGCGCACCTGCGCAACCCGCAGGTCGATTTCGAAGCCCTGCCGGCAGACGCCGACTGGTGGCACGCCGACGCTGCGCTGTGCGCACTGGGCACCACGCTGAAACAGGCGGGTTCAAAGGATGGCTTTCGCCGGGTCGACCGCGACTACGTGGTCGCCGCGGCGCAACACGGCCTGAGCGCCGGCACGCGCACCTTTGTGCTTAACTCCTCGGTAGGCGCCAGTCCCCGCTCGGGATCCTTCTATTTGCGCGTGAAAGGCGAGGTGGAGCAGGACCTGAAAGCCATGGATTTTCGCTCGCTCACGCTGGTGCGGCCATCGCTGCTGGATGGCGGCCCCCGGGCCGATGACCGCCCCGGCGAAGTGTTCGGCCTGCTGCTGTCACGCGGCCTCAAGCCGATCATCCCCAAACGCTATCGGGCGATCAAGACCAGCGATGTAGCGGCCGCCATGCTACAGGCCGCGCTGATGGCGCCGGTCGGCCAGCAGGTGATCGAATCCAGCGCAATCCCACGCCAGCGCTAA
- a CDS encoding beta-ketoacyl-ACP synthase → MDGKAVRADGLGRRVVITGMAGFSPIGNDWPSIAANLQAMQTGIRHMDDWAEYEGLNTRLGGPVAPFELPAQYTRRAMRSMGRGARMATRASELALADAGLLGDPLVGSGDMGIAYGASAGEPDAVADFGNMLINKSTDGLNANSYIRMMAHTAAVNIGVFLGVRGRIHTTSSACTSGSQGIGYAYEAIRFGRQKAMIAGGCEELSASEAAVFDTLFATSTRNDAPHTSPRPFDVARDGLVVGEGAGALILEDLQHALERGATIYAEVMGFGTNSDGRHVTQPDAEMMERAIRNSLDDAGLQPGQIGYVSAHGTATDRGDVAESTATHAVFGSTTPISAFKSFTGHTLGACGALEAWVAIEMMRAGWFHATANLDQPDTACAPLDYIRGEARALQCDYVMSNNFAFGGINTSLIFRRWAD, encoded by the coding sequence ATGGATGGCAAGGCAGTGCGCGCCGATGGGCTGGGACGCCGCGTGGTGATCACCGGAATGGCGGGGTTTTCGCCCATCGGCAACGATTGGCCGAGCATCGCCGCCAACTTGCAGGCGATGCAGACCGGCATCCGGCATATGGATGACTGGGCTGAATACGAGGGTCTGAACACCCGGTTGGGCGGCCCCGTCGCGCCCTTTGAATTGCCAGCCCAGTACACCCGCCGCGCCATGCGCAGCATGGGCCGCGGCGCGCGTATGGCAACCCGTGCGAGTGAGTTGGCGCTGGCCGACGCAGGGCTGCTGGGTGACCCGCTGGTGGGCAGTGGTGACATGGGCATTGCCTATGGCGCCTCGGCCGGTGAGCCGGATGCCGTGGCCGATTTCGGCAATATGCTGATCAACAAGTCGACCGACGGGCTGAATGCCAACTCCTATATCCGCATGATGGCGCACACCGCCGCCGTCAATATCGGCGTGTTTCTCGGCGTGCGCGGGCGCATACATACCACCTCCAGTGCCTGCACCTCGGGCAGTCAGGGCATTGGTTACGCCTATGAGGCGATCCGCTTCGGCCGCCAGAAGGCGATGATCGCCGGCGGCTGCGAGGAGCTTTCTGCCTCGGAAGCGGCGGTGTTTGACACCCTGTTCGCCACCAGTACGCGCAATGATGCGCCGCACACCTCGCCGCGCCCGTTCGATGTGGCGCGCGACGGTCTGGTGGTGGGTGAAGGCGCCGGTGCGCTGATTCTGGAAGATCTGCAGCATGCACTGGAGCGCGGCGCGACCATCTACGCCGAGGTCATGGGCTTTGGTACCAACAGCGATGGTCGACACGTTACCCAGCCGGATGCCGAGATGATGGAGCGCGCGATCCGCAACAGCCTGGACGATGCCGGCCTGCAGCCTGGGCAAATTGGCTACGTCAGCGCCCACGGCACGGCAACCGATCGCGGCGATGTGGCCGAAAGCACCGCTACCCACGCGGTGTTTGGCAGCACCACGCCGATCAGCGCGTTCAAGAGCTTTACCGGTCACACCCTGGGCGCCTGCGGCGCGCTGGAGGCCTGGGTCGCCATCGAGATGATGCGCGCCGGCTGGTTTCACGCTACCGCCAACCTGGACCAGCCGGATACTGCCTGCGCGCCGCTGGACTACATTCGCGGCGAGGCGCGCGCGCTGCAATGCGATTACGTCATGAGCAACAACTTTGCCTTTGGCGGCATCAATACGTCGCTGATATTCCGCCGCTGGGCTGATTGA